TTTTAAATTTTTGAAATTTAGATCAGGTAAAAGAAAGAGAATTTTCTTCGGGATGAAAAAGAAAATTCTCTTTTGCGCTCTTTAGGCATTCTGATGATTAATCATCCAGTTAATACCGTATTTATCCGTGAAACTGCCGTAATAAGCACCCCAGAACATATCTTGTAAAGGCATTTCTATTTTGCCGCCGGCCGAAAGTTCCGTGAAAATACGCTCGGCTTCGGCCCTAGAATCAGGTTCCAGTTGAATGTGCATGTTGTTGCCCGGGGTTACCGTAAAACCAAATTCTTTGGGGGCATCGGTACCCATTAAAAGGTGGTTGCCCAGTATAGGTAATTCTACGTGCAGTACCATTTTTTTAACTTCTTCAGCCAGTAGTGGTTGGTTAGGGTCGGGCGGAAGTTCGCCGAAACGTTGGATGTCGTTGATAAAATCGGTTTTAAAAACGGATTTATAAAAATTAAAGGCTTCTTCGGTATTGCCCGGAAAGTTTAAGTAAGTAGCTACCCGGGGGCGGTTGCTGGTTTTATTTTGTTTGCGTAAGTAAAACTGGGCAGCAATGTACTGGTCCAGGTTTTCGAGGCCGGCAGTGAAACCTTCCCGGAAGCCCATCTGAATAATTTGTTCTAAATCTTCCAGCGAATCAAAAGATAAATCGATGTTTACCCGGGTTTGCTCTTGCTGGGGCGTAAAGGTGTTTTCCCATTTGTTACGGGGCATTTCGGGGTTTAGGTTACCTTCGGCGTCGCAGAAGCCATCGATGGCGCTAAAGTATTTTTCCGGTTGAATTGTAAAGTACTCTGATTTACACCAATGCTCTTCATTCTCCGGGCCAACCATGCAATACAACCAATGGCCGCCTTCCCTGAAATCCATAGATTTGGTTTTGGCTCGCCAGGGTTTGGGCGCCCACCACTGGTCCAGAATGTCGGCTTCGGTCCAGGCGGCCCACACCAGATCCAGGGGCGCATCAAAGAGTCTTTCTACGTTAATTTTGTGGTTTTCTTTGTCTACCGTGAAATTAAAAAGAAGGGCTTTGTTCATTTTTTATTTGCTTTAAGTTGTTGTAAAACATCGTCTAGCTGGCCAAACCGTTTCGCCAATAGTTGTTTGAACTGCTCCAACCACTTTTCTATGTCTTGCATCTTATCGGCGTTCAAATGATAGTAAATTTCCCGGCCTTGTTGCTGCTGCGTTAAAATTTCGCATTCCGTGAGCACCTGTATGTGTTTAGAAATAGCTTGCCGGCTGCTGTTAAAATGCTCGGCAATGGCATTGGGCGTAAGCGCACCTACGGCCAGTAGCATAATAATGGCGCGCCGCGTGGGGTCCGAAATGGCTTGAAAAACGTCTCGTCGGGTTTGCATTTATCTTAACCTGCAACTATATGGTTGCAAATATAAGTGCAACTAAGTGGTTGCGCAAGTAAAATTTTAAAAAAATTAATTTTGGAGAAAGCAAGTAAGAGTTGTGAGGGAAAAATGCAGCCTGTAACGCAATACATTTGCGATGTAGATGTACATTAAAACGGCGGCGTTGGGCTATAAAAATAAACGCGTCCTGGTGAGGTCAACTTCATCAGGACGCGTCGGGGAAAACGAAGTGTTATTCTTTACCTGGTTGAATTAAATCAAAGCTACTACTATTAAGGCATATTCTTTTTCTCCACTGTCCAGCCCGCAGATTGGGCCAGGCCAGCCGGATTGCCGGTAAACATTTTGCCCGCTTCTTTATCGGCTTTTAATTGCCATTTGTACCAGGCCGTAGCTACGCGGGCAAATTCGCCGCCGTGGGGTTGGCTGTACGTGCCGCCGTGCCCCACATCCATATTACCTACAAAAACCGGTACGTGGTTAATCTGCTTAAAATCGTCCATGCCGTTGTTATAAGCAATATCCGAGGGACCGCCTAAAAGGTAAAGTGTGGGAGTGTGTATTTTTTTTAATTGCTCTTTACTGAGTTGCGGCATTCCGGGCATCCGGCTGGCTGCCGGATTGGTAAAGATGCCGCTGTTGCAAACCACGGTGGTGGTAATTCTGGGATCGCCGGCTACTTCCAGGGTTTGCAAGCCTCCGCAGGACATGCCGCTCACGGCAATTTTGCTGACGTCTATTTTGTTGTAATAAGGGCTATTCCGGTCTTTATTCTGGGCAATAGCCCAATCAATAGCAGCCGTTAACTGCGCCGATTGGGAACGGTCTTTTACTTGTTCGCCGCTTTCTTTGGGCATAACGCCAATGGCCACCACCAGAAAACCATGCGAAGCTACCTCGTTTAAAAAGTTAACGTGCTCCCAGGGCGAGTTGTAGCAGGCGCCATTTCCCCAGGCAATAATCGGTAACTTATTCTTTTTACTAAACGCACTTATATCTTTTGGCCGGAACACCGTGTGGGTGGGCAAAGAAGCCTCGGTTAACATCAGGGCCGGGTACTTGCCGGTGCCCCCGTCTTCGATAGTTCTGGAACTTACATCCTGAGCCCATAAGGAATTGATAGAAGCAAGAAAGATAAATGCCGAAGCTAAAAAATTTAAAATTCGCATGCGTTTTATAGGTTAAATTAACAGAATGATTTAGGGCAAATACCTGAAGCAAAATCTCAAACTTATTCGTTATTCGCGAAATGCCATTAACCGAAAAGAAAACAAAGCTGTTTCAGGGGCACAGATAGCAGTTTAGTCATAAATATAATACTTCCAATGCTTCTTTCCGGTACTATTTAGATTAGTTGACTCGCCCGTTGTTTGATGAGAATCGGTTGGATCATACTGCACCACTTCAAAATTAAAGTTAAACAACACATTCTGCGTAAAGGTAACCGTGTAAGCATTCGGAGTTTTATCATAGAAATAGGTAAACACTCCAATAATACCAGATGGTGGAATCTTTTTGGTTAGCTCCGCTACAGTTTTAGGGTAAGCTCCTGTTTTCTGGTGATATTGTTCTATCTGCTTCACCAGCGCCGCAGCATTGGCTATGGCTATGTTTCGGCTCATTTTTCTGGTCAGGTCAGATAACCACCCTGTGGATGCCAGGCTAATAACAGGCAATACCCAACAAAGAATTGCCAGCGCTTTTATAACGGAAGTAGTTTTTGGCTGCTTAAATGCGCTAATAGTCCAGATTAAACCGGTTGGAATGAGCACGATGCCTAATAACCCAAGCAGTATACCGGCAGAGAAAAAAAATTGCGCCGGATAGTACAGCCAGGCTGGGCCGGGCAGAAACGGCAAGTTGGTTAATAAAACCGCTGAAACACAGGTTAAGACTACTATCTTCCAAATTCTTTTATTCATGTTTTCTGAAAATGCTTATCCTACAGGTAATAATCTGGCATCTAGGTTAAGCAAGCGGCTTAGTGCTGAAATTTTAAACTAATCAATAGTTTTCTTGATTAGGTTTGATTCAAATTACTTATTTTACGGCTAAGCTGAAGCCAGCAGAAAATAAATTTTTTAAAAATTTACTTTAAAAGAAAGTAAAATGGACACGCAGGAAATAGTAAAACTTGCCGCGGAACACGGATTGGTATTGCAGGATAACATCCAGCTAAACGAAATGGGCGCCGACTTTCGGGTAGCTTACGCCAGTGATTTATCCGGACAAAAATGGATATTACGTATTCCCCGCAGAACCGACCTCGCGGAGCAAATAGAAAAGGAAAAAAACATCCTGGCGCTCGTAAAAGACCGGCTTTCTGTAGCCGTACCGGATTGGCAAATAGTTACGCCGCGGTTAGTGGCTTACCCCATGCTGGAAAATAGCCCCGTTCTTACCTATGACCCGCAAACCTACGAAGTTACCTGGTACGTCGACCGCAACAGCAAAGAATACATTCCTACTTTGGCCAGTACGTTGGTGCAGTTGCACGAAATTCCGGAGCAGGCGGCGGCAGCGCACGGTATTAAAATAACCACGCCCGAAACAATCCGGCAGGAAATCCAGGATAAGCTGGAGAAAGTAAAAAACGCCCTGCCGCTCTCGGCGCAGCTCGAAGAGCGGTGGCGTAGCTGGCTCAATAACGACCGCCTGTGGCCCGATTTTACTTGTTTTATTCACGGCGATTTGTTTGCCGGTCATATTTTAGCTAAATCCGATGGGCAAATTACAGGCATTATTGATTGGTCGGAAGGGCAAATGGGTGATCCTGCGGTAGATTTTTCGGGTCATCTGGCCGCTTTTGGCGAAGAAAGCCTGCGCGAATTAATTGCTTGCTACGAAAAAGCCGGCGGAAAAGTATGGGACAGTTTATTTGCCCAGGTCGTAGAACGGCACGCAGCTTCCCCGTTGTTCTACGCGTATTTTGCCATTAAAACCCAAAGCCCGGAACATATCGAAGCCGCCAAAGCGCAACTGAATCCGGTAGCGTAGCAGGTTGATAAGTTACGTGTAAAAAGTAAATTATTGATTTACAGATAGACAATTATTGCTTAAACAATATCCTGCGGAGTGACTGATTTCGGTTCTACAGCTAAATTTTTAAAAAATTTCATTTCGGGCAAATACCGGAACGGATAACCTGTATTGGGTTAATGGTTTTATTAAGGCTAGGATTTAATAACAAAAGCCTGTAGCCCAGCCATTTTCCCATCGCGAAATTGCCAGACGTCGCAGTAGTTGTATTCGGTTGTTTGTCCGTCTTTATCTGGTAAACTGATTTTACCCAGAGCCGTGACGAAATCACCTTCAGCAATTAAATTTTCGACCATAAACTGGGGCGGCTCCAGGTAAGTTTTTGCCATATATTGCCGGACCGCTTCCTTGCCGCGCAGGGTTTGGTCGCCTACAAAGTTCCATTGCGTATCGTCGGTGCAGAAAGCCAGAAATCCTTCGTAGTCGCCTTTGGTAATTGCGGCGTTTGCCTGTTCTAATACTGCTTTATTATTTTCCATGATCAAACTACCTTTTGTTAGTAAAGGCAATATATATAAGAAAGAGGTTCTTAATTCTGTTAGTTTCTGGAAGTGATACGTGTTTTTTTATTTATCTAAAAATATACTAGCTGTCAAAATAGTTAATGGCATTATGATACAATATGCTAGTCCACACAAATATGACATCTTGTGGTACATTGAAATATGTCTTAATTTGTAGTTTCTGTAGCCTATAATTGCCATAATAACAAAACCTGGGATTGTTAAAAAGAATGCTCCTAATGAAGCCATCCCAGACCATTTCCAAAATAATTCGGTTAAAATAATCAGCAATATGCCACCGTATATACTAAAAATAAAAAAGAGGTCAATCAATGGTGGATTTTCAATGGATTCTTTTAAAATCCTCTTTTTAAGAAATAAGTAACCTAGCAGTCCAATAATCGGAGTTATTACATGGATTAATAAGAATGTTAGGATTTCCATTTATGTAAATATGTGCTAACGTACTTGTATAAACGGCAGTCACCGTCGGCCGAAGCTGGCATTTATACCATGTTGGCTGTTGCCTTTTTTACTTTTGTCCAAGTAAGCCTAAGCTTGGAGCAACATCTTTCCTTTTATCCAGCTGGGAAGGGTCGATACTCCATTCCCCCGCAATCTTCATCACCAACTCTTCATCTGCCCAAGTTATATCTTCTCTTTCAAAATATTTATTGTCTTTCGCTTCGTCAGAAAAGGTATTGGCGAGTTTTAGTGACTTTTCAAAACCAATTGGAGTGCCTTCAATTAAAATATTTTCTCCTGATTCACCTAAATATGAATAAACTCGAGACACTTTTCCATCTGTTGCTTTCATCCAGCAATGATATTCCACAATTCGGTGAGTGCTGAAAAACTGCGCTTCCCCGAATTCTTTACTTAAAATCTGTAGTAGCTCTTTTACTTCATAAATACTTTCTTCACTTCCGTCGTGAGGAAGTCCCACACCACAAGACAATGTCCAGCCATCTATAGCTGGTGTGATAAAAATAGAACCAGCATATGCCTTTTCTATTCCAACTTTCCAATTGCACTCCTTTACATTCTTTATTCCCAGAATTCTAGCAATCTTAGCTTTGTCATCTGTCTTGACTGCAAACCACATACATTTATAGCCAAACCCTACAGGCAAATCTGGAACTGTTTGGTTTTTAGTTTCAAGAACTTTGTCGGAGATGTTAGGCGAGGCTTGGGTAGTTCTACCTTTGAGCATCAAAAATCCTAAGAATATAATTACTGTAAATCCTATTACTATTCCTATTGTCATATTGATACCCTTCATTCTGAAGTTAATTTTATTTTAAGGTTACAGCCAACGGTTTGTATATGCAGAGCCAGCAGCGGAGCAAGGGTTTTGTATATACAAACCATTGTGTGAAGTGCTTTTTTATTCAGTTGTTAAATCTTTAGCTTTAACAACAACAACTTGCCCGTTTTGTGAGAAAACAAGTTCTCCATCCTCTTTTTGTTTCTTGCGGATAAGCCGTTCAACTGCCAAATCAATTCCTTTTAAAATTTTGCTTCTCAGGTCTGTGGTATTTAATTTGCCTTTATTCATTGCTCAGAGTCTTTAATTTAGTCCAAATCTGTTCACTTTGGATGTTTAGTTCTTGGTCTTCTTGTCCTTCTGCTACTATTTTATATGGATTCTGTGAATTATCAATCAGTATCCAGTAGTTGCATATAGGGATGAATAGCTTAAAAAGATTTTGTATCCCTTTCTTATATCTTCTACGGATAATTTCTTCTGGGATATTATGTCCGCCTTCCGATACTCTTCTTTTTACCCTGGCAATCGCCAATTCAGGAGAGTTTAACCAAAAGTAAACCAAAGCAATGCTGTAGTCCTTTTCCTTGGCTTTCTTGATTGTCTGCACATAGCTTCTTGTGGCAAGTGTAGTTTCTATAGCAAAGTCTTCTTGCTTTTTAAGTAGTTCGCCAATGCGGTGCAGCATTATTCTTCCTGCTTCAACAGCAACTTTTTCCGGCTGAAACGGAGAAAGCCCACGGGCAATTTCATCTGCATTAACAAATTCACGGCAATCAAGCATTTCAGGAAGAACAGTAAAAGAAGCTGTTGTTTTTCCTGCCCCATTACAGCCAGATATGATGTATAAGTTTGGCATTTATGATTCTTTTACCAAATATACAACTTTGTCAAATTTATCAGCCAGCAATCCTTAGCATTACGCCCAACGTTTAGTATAAGCGGCGGGCAAGGCTGTAGGCCGAAGACTGACGTTTATACCTTGTTAGTGGTTTTTATTTTCTTTTTTAAGCTTATCAAATTTAGAAAAGAGTTCTTCTATTTTATTTTTTAAATTATTAATTGATTGTTCTGTCTGCATACTTTCTTCTTTAATTTTGATATTTGCAAACAATGTTAACTTAGTAAGGAAGTCTTGCAACTGCCTTAATATATTAAGAAATGCAGAAATAGTATTTCCCGCTGCCTCACCATCAAGCTTTAAAGTTGTATCATAGTATAAGCAAAAGTCTTTGTCTATATGGCCAGCTATTGTATTCCTAATTCCTTTAATAGTTTTCAAATCATGTTCTTTTCTAAACTTTTTTATTGTTGAAAAAATATTATTGAAGTCAGGCAAGAAACTCGGGTAGTTAGAGTTGATAATTCCTCTTAAAACAGGCTGTTGGCTCTGACTATATGTTTCTAAAGTTTCATTTATAATCAAATATCCATTTTTTATAAAGTAGGCTCGTTCCCAAGGCTGTTTAACAATACACAAATGTTTACATACAACTAGTAAATCAAGGAGTGAGATTGTAATCAAAGCATTCACTCCGTTAAGATTTTCCAATTCTGAAAATATATTTAGATTAGCTTCAGGAGAAGTAACAGCAATCAAGGATTTTGCCTCCTTTTGTGCCTCCAAAAAGCTTCTAAGCTTATCAAGATGAGAGGTATAGAAAGGAATACATTCGTCTGCTGTCTTGATTAAATTATCAAATCCACTCATTGAATTCAAATGTTGTTAATTACCCCTAACTAGCAGATATAAAAAATAACATACGCTTATCTGCATTATATTTGAAATAAGATTTTTAAAAAGTTACTTCAACCAACTACTTAAACCATTCCGAACCACCCCATAGCAGAAACAATTGGAACAGTAAGGTTTTGGCGATGGCTGTTTTAAACAGGCGGAGGGCTTTGTTCAGGTGGTTTTCGATGTTGCTGTTGCTGGTATTTAGTTTCTGGGCAATTTCCTGGTTACTGAAGCCTTCCAGGCGGCTTAAGGTAAAAACTTGTTGGCGTACCGGGGGCAGCGATTCGATTAAATCCTTCACCTGCTGGCTCAGTTCATTGTACCGTATTTGGTTTTCGGTAGAGCTCTCGGCGTAATCTTTGGCTGCTAGGTATTTATGGTAGGCATGCGCATACACCCGCCGTTTGGCCTTGTTATATACCAGGTTTTTGGCAATCGTAAAGAGGTAGCTATCAATGCCGGATTCTGGTTGAATGGAGGCTCGTTTTTCCCAGACTTTCAGGAATACCTCCTGCACCACTTCTTCAGCTTCCTCTTTATTGCGAACCAGTTTTAAGGCAAAAGCATAAACTTTGGGTTCCAGGCAAAAATAAAGCTTGTCAAAGGCGGCTTCATTCCCTTTAACCAGTTCATAAACATCTTCTACCGAATAGTTTTTAGGCTCCGATTGCATTTTTTTAATTCATCACTAAACCAATTTTAAAATTTTTACTTTTAGCCGCCCTTATTCTGTAGCAGGAAAAGCAATTTTTAAAAAAAACCTTCAGCCAACCGAAATAGTAGATTTTAAACCGGAGCAAATTTTAGAAAAATAAGACTGTTCCGGGCGCACTTCCCTATTTTGCTTTAACCAAAGCCGGATTATTTTAAAAGTTTGTAAAACAGGTTGGTTAAATTAA
The sequence above is a segment of the Adhaeribacter swui genome. Coding sequences within it:
- a CDS encoding poly(ethylene terephthalate) hydrolase family protein; translation: MRILNFLASAFIFLASINSLWAQDVSSRTIEDGGTGKYPALMLTEASLPTHTVFRPKDISAFSKKNKLPIIAWGNGACYNSPWEHVNFLNEVASHGFLVVAIGVMPKESGEQVKDRSQSAQLTAAIDWAIAQNKDRNSPYYNKIDVSKIAVSGMSCGGLQTLEVAGDPRITTTVVCNSGIFTNPAASRMPGMPQLSKEQLKKIHTPTLYLLGGPSDIAYNNGMDDFKQINHVPVFVGNMDVGHGGTYSQPHGGEFARVATAWYKWQLKADKEAGKMFTGNPAGLAQSAGWTVEKKNMP
- a CDS encoding RNA polymerase sigma-70 factor, whose translation is MQSEPKNYSVEDVYELVKGNEAAFDKLYFCLEPKVYAFALKLVRNKEEAEEVVQEVFLKVWEKRASIQPESGIDSYLFTIAKNLVYNKAKRRVYAHAYHKYLAAKDYAESSTENQIRYNELSQQVKDLIESLPPVRQQVFTLSRLEGFSNQEIAQKLNTSNSNIENHLNKALRLFKTAIAKTLLFQLFLLWGGSEWFK
- a CDS encoding nuclear transport factor 2 family protein; the protein is MENNKAVLEQANAAITKGDYEGFLAFCTDDTQWNFVGDQTLRGKEAVRQYMAKTYLEPPQFMVENLIAEGDFVTALGKISLPDKDGQTTEYNYCDVWQFRDGKMAGLQAFVIKS
- a CDS encoding zeta toxin family protein; the protein is MPNLYIISGCNGAGKTTASFTVLPEMLDCREFVNADEIARGLSPFQPEKVAVEAGRIMLHRIGELLKKQEDFAIETTLATRSYVQTIKKAKEKDYSIALVYFWLNSPELAIARVKRRVSEGGHNIPEEIIRRRYKKGIQNLFKLFIPICNYWILIDNSQNPYKIVAEGQEDQELNIQSEQIWTKLKTLSNE
- a CDS encoding ArsR/SmtB family transcription factor — protein: MQTRRDVFQAISDPTRRAIIMLLAVGALTPNAIAEHFNSSRQAISKHIQVLTECEILTQQQQGREIYYHLNADKMQDIEKWLEQFKQLLAKRFGQLDDVLQQLKANKK
- a CDS encoding SRPBCC domain-containing protein gives rise to the protein MNKALLFNFTVDKENHKINVERLFDAPLDLVWAAWTEADILDQWWAPKPWRAKTKSMDFREGGHWLYCMVGPENEEHWCKSEYFTIQPEKYFSAIDGFCDAEGNLNPEMPRNKWENTFTPQQEQTRVNIDLSFDSLEDLEQIIQMGFREGFTAGLENLDQYIAAQFYLRKQNKTSNRPRVATYLNFPGNTEEAFNFYKSVFKTDFINDIQRFGELPPDPNQPLLAEEVKKMVLHVELPILGNHLLMGTDAPKEFGFTVTPGNNMHIQLEPDSRAEAERIFTELSAGGKIEMPLQDMFWGAYYGSFTDKYGINWMINHQNA
- a CDS encoding macrolide 2'-phosphotransferase — encoded protein: MDTQEIVKLAAEHGLVLQDNIQLNEMGADFRVAYASDLSGQKWILRIPRRTDLAEQIEKEKNILALVKDRLSVAVPDWQIVTPRLVAYPMLENSPVLTYDPQTYEVTWYVDRNSKEYIPTLASTLVQLHEIPEQAAAAHGIKITTPETIRQEIQDKLEKVKNALPLSAQLEERWRSWLNNDRLWPDFTCFIHGDLFAGHILAKSDGQITGIIDWSEGQMGDPAVDFSGHLAAFGEESLRELIACYEKAGGKVWDSLFAQVVERHAASPLFYAYFAIKTQSPEHIEAAKAQLNPVA